In Xenopus laevis strain J_2021 chromosome 2S, Xenopus_laevis_v10.1, whole genome shotgun sequence, a genomic segment contains:
- the ndufc2.S gene encoding NADH:ubiquinone oxidoreductase subunit C2 S homeolog, giving the protein MGLLPDEARVLPPPGLVNRNSLWMGFMGYMSAITHNAIRHMPALRAGVHRQVLLTSIGVFLGYHATKYENYRNAKIDRDLREYIGHHPGEFKVQEKKTMAEVLEDFTPIR; this is encoded by the exons ATGGGGCTGTTACCGGACGAGGCTCGTGTGCTGCCGCCTCCCGGGCTGGTGAATAGGAATTCATTGTGGATGGGATTCATGGGCTACATGTCCGCTATCACTCACAATGCCATCCGACACATGCCGGCCCTGCGAGCGG GTGTCCATCGGCAGGTGCTTCTGACCAGTATTGGTGTTTTCCTTGGGTATCATGCGACCAAGTACGAGAACTACAGGAACGCAAAGATAGACCGTGATCTCCGCGAGTACATTGGGCATCACCCAGGAGAATTCAAAGTgcagg AAAAGAAAACCATGGCTGAAGTGCTGGAAGATTTCACCCCCATCCGTTAA
- the LOC108710052 gene encoding mid1-interacting protein 1-B, with protein MQVSQISSLTSAMVKYCAAVRHMEQEVMFPSLLRDVPMEQKGDCAEHDSGDLYDHYIRLKTIRISLESGLVPLSIQHKDLEATTLGTADNETLFYHHFTGLFSILGQLTNESNALTNRYNNIIGTARGA; from the coding sequence ATGCAGGTGTCCCAGATCAGCAGCCTCACCAGTGCAATGGTGAAATACTGCGCCGCAGTCAGACACATGGAGCAGGAGGTGATGTTCCCCAGCCTTCTCCGTGATGTCCCCATGGAGCAGAAAGGTGACTGTGCAGAGCACGACTCAGGGGACCTGTATGATCACTACATCCGGCTGAAAACCATCAGAATCAGTCTGGAGAGCGGACTGGTGCCACTCAGTATCCAGCACAAGGACCTGGAAGCAACAACATTGGGCACAGCAGACAATGAAACCCTTTTCTACCATCACTTCACTGGTCTATTCTCCATCCTGGGACAACTGACCAACGAATCCAACGCCCTGACCAACAGATACAACAATATCATCGGCACAGCGAGGGGAGCATAA